A region of Vitis vinifera cultivar Pinot Noir 40024 chromosome 15, ASM3070453v1 DNA encodes the following proteins:
- the LOC100244472 gene encoding probable plastid-lipid-associated protein 11, chloroplastic isoform X2: protein MKRILSWTRALHVSLLTKYPPGNSNLQNDRHLLHSSMATALLLHHIPFNPQSPNPNPNSLKSHYPRSSTITCSTTTSEALSAKRHLLNLISDQERGLKTLNNPSKRSEIVEAIDAMAVLGQDTVTTGDSLSATWRLLWTTEKEQLFIIEKAPLFGTQAGDVLQVIDVEKRVLNNVITFPPSGVFFVRSTIEIASSKRVNFRFTSAVLRGKDWEFPLPPFGQGWFESVYLDDEIRVVKDIRGDYLVVDRAPYAWKE from the exons ATGAAACGTATACTGTCATGGACACGTGCATTGCACGTGTCCCTTCTCACGAAATATCCACCGGGAAATTCCAACCTCCAAAACGATCGTCATCTTCTTCACTCCTCAATGGCGACAGCTCTACTCCTCCACCACATTCCCTTCAATCCCCAaagccctaaccctaaccctaactcCCTTAAATCCCACTATCCTCGTTCCTCCACAATCACCTGCTCCACAACCACCTCCGAAGCTCTCTCCGCCAAGCGCCACCTCCTCAACCTCATTTCCGACCAAGAACGAGGCCTCAAAACCCTAAACAATCCGAGCAAGCGTTCTGAAATTGTGGAAGCCATCGACGCCATGGCCGTTCTGGGCCAGGATACGGTCACCACCGGTGATTCTCTCTCTGCCACGTGGCGGTTGCTCTGGACTACAGAGAAGGAGCAGCTATTCATTATCGAAAAGGCGCCCCTTTTCGGTACACAGGCGGGTGATGTTTTGCAGGTTATAGATGTTGAGAAACGCGTTCTTAACAATGTCATTACGTTTCCGCCTTCCGGGGTTTTCTTTGTTAGATCAACCATTGAGATTGCTTCGTCGAAGAGAGTGAATTTTAG ATTTACAAGTGCGGTTCTACGTGGAAAGGATTGGGAATTTCCATTGCCGCCATTTGGCCAGGGTTG GTTTGAATCTGTGTACCTTGATGATGAAATTCGAGTTGTGAAGGATATAAGGGGAGACTATTTGGTTGTTGATCGTGCTCCTTATGCTTGGAAGGAATGA